The segment CTCGCACCGCTGGCACATTTAAGGAGTTTGCTAAAGCAATGCGCACACGAACTGGGCCTTGAAACGTTTCACTGTAGTCAGTTGGACTATAGAGCTTTGCTCCTGGAATAGCATAATGCGTCGGCACATCTGCTAGCACTGTATTCGGTTGAATGATTCGTTTTTCTAATGCTAGTTGATAGAGAAAGGGTTTGAGCGTTGAACCGGGTTGACGTAGCGCTTGTACGCCATCATTTTGTCCCATTTGCGAGGCAGCAAAATAATCGATCGAACCAACATACGCCAAAACATTTCCGGTTCGATTGTCAAGAACAATCGCTGCTGCTTGATGAACATTATTTCTTGCTAGAGTCTCAATGACTTGCCGAGCTTGCGCTTCTACAAATTGCTGAAGAGGTAAATCAAGCGTTGTCCGAATTTGAGCGGGATGGTTTTTGGGCAATTGATTGGCACTCCAAAATAGAAAATGGGGTGCAGCGAGAATGCCTTGCTGCCGAGGTTGTAGCTTTACTGCTTCAGCAAAGATGCGATCGCGCTGACTTTGAGTAATGTAACAATCCTGCACCATCCGATCCAACACATACTGCTGTCGTTTCTTCAAATGCTCCCAATGCTCATAGGGATTGAGATCATTCGGATCATTCGGTAAGGCTGCTAATAGACTCGCCTGAGCTAAATTCAAATCCCGCGCTGGAATACCGAAATAAACTCTTGCTGCGGCTTCTACCCCATAAATATTGCCACCCATCGGTAGACGATTGAGATATGCCTGAAGGATTTCATCTTTACTCATTCCGGCAAATAACCGCCAGGACAGCCAAATCTCCTGAATCTTTCCCCAAGCTGTACGCGGGCTTGGTTCCAGCATTCGTGCAAGCTGCATCGTAATTGTGGAAGCACCGCTAACAATGCGACGCGCTTGAATTGCTTCTGCGATCGCTCGAATCCCTGCTTTGAGATCTACCGCTCCATGATGATAAAATCCTTGATCTTCCGCCGCTAGAATAGCTTGAACCAAATTCGGTGAAACTTCGTTGAGCGAAATAACCGCAGTATGGTCTTGATCGCGAGTGAGCAAGCTTCCTAACGGCAAACCATTGCGGTCTTGGAATTCGATGGCTTGATCGTTTTGGGCAATGTCAGAAGCTCGAATCGGCGCGAGATAGGGGAGCGATCGTAGAAGAATGCCACTGAGGATCAAAACGATGACGATCGTAAAGTAGGAGCGACGTTTAGTAGAGAAAAATCGGCGGTTCCTCATGAGATGTAGAAGACTCCCAGCCCTTAAATTGCTATTAAATGAGATGGAACCAGCAACGTCAAGGACAAGTTATCTATCGTTGCATCGATCGTATAACTACACCAAGCAACGGGAAGAACTTGAAAATTCCCGACAGAGAAGCGACAGAGAAAGTTGTGTGAGAGCATCGCGGACGACACAAGCATATGGGTATTAAGGTGCTGCTGCGGATTCCGAAATATGCTTACTGAAGTTGCATATGCCTTTATGACCTTAAGTTTCCTTCAGAAGATTTCTGCGTGCAAACTTCCAGA is part of the Leptolyngbya boryana PCC 6306 genome and harbors:
- the pbpC gene encoding penicillin-binding protein 1C, which produces MRNRRFFSTKRRSYFTIVIVLILSGILLRSLPYLAPIRASDIAQNDQAIEFQDRNGLPLGSLLTRDQDHTAVISLNEVSPNLVQAILAAEDQGFYHHGAVDLKAGIRAIAEAIQARRIVSGASTITMQLARMLEPSPRTAWGKIQEIWLSWRLFAGMSKDEILQAYLNRLPMGGNIYGVEAAARVYFGIPARDLNLAQASLLAALPNDPNDLNPYEHWEHLKKRQQYVLDRMVQDCYITQSQRDRIFAEAVKLQPRQQGILAAPHFLFWSANQLPKNHPAQIRTTLDLPLQQFVEAQARQVIETLARNNVHQAAAIVLDNRTGNVLAYVGSIDYFAASQMGQNDGVQALRQPGSTLKPFLYQLALEKRIIQPNTVLADVPTHYAIPGAKLYSPTDYSETFQGPVRVRIALANSLNVPAVRVLEKVGVAIFLDRLHQLGFAHLNQSPDYYGLGLTLGSGEVSLWELAQAYLLMARQGQSTLLHPQSYSAYSTSTWSLITNMLSDRYARARSFGVDSVLSLPFPAAVKTGTSSDFRDTWTVGFTTDYTVATWVGNFNGEPMRQVSGVTGAAPLWSRIMLHLHEHREPAALPLPKDLVQRPICALSGLRPTAVCPTIVQEYFYPEDLTTYQQHPDTFYQAISNDQQQYRLNLPAEYNEWLAMQQEPILSPGTLRIISPRNGDYFLVAPERGSGQNLQFRLAEVPKQPVEWRLNGEKIATQTSNTFFWNLRAGDWTLQARSGASTDQVRFQVGVAEKPSTRRGFSLTEASR